The proteins below are encoded in one region of Aeromonas jandaei:
- a CDS encoding protein disulfide oxidoreductase, whose protein sequence is MSTNPQPRWRRWSKEAIWLLLLALVISTLLDLWRSPTLLEGAMSAPVTLQDGTSTDLATLSRGKPLLVYYWASWCGVCRFTTPAVQQLWQEGENVLTVALRSGNAEQLGKGMSKKGLTFPTHNDESGALAAQWQVGVTPTFLIIKDGKLVSSTTGWSSKWGLQLRLWWASL, encoded by the coding sequence ATGAGCACCAACCCTCAACCCCGCTGGCGACGCTGGAGCAAGGAGGCGATCTGGCTGCTGTTGCTGGCGCTGGTCATCTCGACCCTGCTCGATCTGTGGCGCAGCCCGACCCTGCTAGAGGGGGCGATGAGCGCCCCCGTCACCCTGCAGGATGGCACCAGTACGGATCTGGCCACCCTGAGCCGCGGCAAGCCGCTGCTGGTCTACTACTGGGCCAGCTGGTGCGGGGTGTGTCGTTTCACCACCCCGGCCGTGCAACAGCTCTGGCAGGAGGGGGAAAACGTGCTGACGGTGGCGCTTCGCTCCGGCAACGCAGAGCAGCTTGGCAAGGGGATGAGCAAGAAGGGCCTCACCTTCCCGACCCACAATGACGAGTCGGGAGCGCTGGCCGCCCAGTGGCAGGTGGGCGTCACCCCGACGTTCCTCATCATCAAGGATGGCAAGCTGGTGAGCAGTACCACCGGCTGGAGCTCGAAGTGGGGCCTGCAGCTGCGGCTCTGGTGGGCGTCGCTCTAG
- a CDS encoding LysR family transcriptional regulator, with protein MDVRTLRAFVAVFEERNITAAATRLFITQPTLSTTIKTLEDELGVTLFVRQARGVEGTEAAHRLYPRAKRLIADTDSLAREFRETSPCLEVTVGIEADLGDGVVGALVQGVLAHEEILLTLEEGCCGDVRLGCESLRCGDELFIPLLEEEFVLVLPPDHPLAGKGALTPAALADEPWVTCPRHDSHLRLIAILGNQAPLYPRRAGSLRLAATMVAAGAGIAWLPRSLCLPGCSVVELAASSFKRRVGLCYAPDALRSAAVVALLAQVRGMQLTA; from the coding sequence ATGGATGTGCGAACCCTGCGTGCGTTTGTGGCTGTCTTCGAGGAGCGCAACATCACGGCGGCGGCCACCCGCCTCTTCATCACCCAGCCCACCCTCTCCACCACTATCAAGACGCTGGAGGATGAGTTGGGGGTGACCCTGTTTGTGAGGCAGGCGCGCGGGGTGGAGGGGACCGAAGCGGCGCACCGGCTCTATCCCCGCGCCAAGCGGTTGATCGCCGATACCGACTCCCTCGCCCGCGAGTTTCGTGAAACCTCCCCCTGTCTCGAGGTGACGGTGGGGATTGAGGCGGATCTGGGTGATGGCGTGGTGGGGGCGCTGGTGCAAGGGGTGCTCGCCCACGAGGAGATCCTGCTGACTCTGGAGGAGGGCTGCTGTGGCGATGTGCGGCTGGGCTGCGAATCCCTGCGCTGTGGTGACGAGCTCTTTATTCCCCTGCTGGAGGAGGAGTTCGTGCTGGTGCTGCCACCGGATCACCCGCTGGCAGGCAAGGGGGCGCTCACCCCGGCAGCGTTGGCGGACGAGCCCTGGGTTACCTGTCCGCGCCACGACTCCCACCTGCGGCTGATCGCCATTCTCGGCAATCAGGCGCCGCTCTATCCACGGCGGGCGGGGTCGCTGCGACTGGCGGCGACCATGGTGGCCGCCGGGGCGGGGATTGCCTGGTTGCCCCGTTCGCTTTGTTTGCCCGGTTGTTCGGTCGTCGAGCTGGCGGCCTCTTCCTTCAAGCGGCGGGTGGGGCTCTGCTACGCCCCCGATGCGTTGCGCTCGGCGGCCGTGGTCGCCCTGCTGGCGCAGGTACGCGGCATGCAGCTCACCGCCTGA
- a CDS encoding NAD(P)-dependent oxidoreductase produces the protein MRHLSVIGLGAMGSALATTLLKAGHPVTVWNRSAAKAAPLQALSATLAPSVGAAIAASDITLVCVDNYAVSQQLLDEASDAVAGKLLVQLSTGSPQGARALESWSHARAASYLDGAILCFPDQIGTSDASIICSGASAAFSDAEPVLRLLAPTLDHVAEAVGAAAAQDCAVAAYFAGGLLGALHGALICEAEGLPVAKVCAQFSELSPILGGDVAHLGKTLASGDFDHPYASLKTWSAAISRLAGHASDVGIDSRFPRFATDLFEEGVAQGFGQQEVSALIKVLRARNGAAL, from the coding sequence ATGCGCCATCTTTCTGTCATCGGCCTCGGGGCCATGGGCTCCGCCCTCGCCACCACCCTGCTCAAGGCGGGCCATCCGGTCACCGTTTGGAATCGCAGCGCCGCCAAGGCTGCCCCGCTGCAGGCGCTGAGTGCGACACTCGCCCCCTCGGTTGGTGCAGCCATCGCCGCAAGCGATATCACCCTTGTCTGCGTCGATAACTACGCCGTCAGCCAGCAGCTGCTGGACGAGGCGAGCGATGCGGTGGCGGGCAAGCTGTTGGTGCAGCTCTCCACCGGCAGCCCGCAGGGGGCCAGAGCGCTGGAGAGCTGGAGCCACGCTCGCGCCGCTAGCTATCTCGATGGCGCCATTCTCTGTTTCCCGGATCAGATCGGTACCAGCGATGCCAGCATCATCTGCTCGGGGGCCAGCGCTGCCTTTAGCGACGCCGAGCCGGTGCTGCGCCTGCTCGCCCCTACCCTCGACCATGTGGCCGAGGCGGTGGGGGCCGCTGCGGCGCAAGATTGCGCCGTCGCCGCCTACTTTGCCGGTGGTCTGCTCGGAGCCCTGCACGGCGCACTGATCTGCGAGGCGGAAGGGCTACCGGTGGCCAAGGTGTGCGCCCAGTTCAGCGAGCTCTCCCCCATTCTCGGTGGCGATGTGGCCCACCTTGGCAAGACGCTGGCGAGCGGCGATTTCGATCACCCCTACGCCAGCCTGAAAACCTGGAGCGCCGCCATCAGCCGCCTCGCCGGTCACGCCAGCGATGTCGGGATCGACAGCCGCTTCCCGCGCTTTGCCACCGATCTGTTTGAGGAAGGGGTGGCGCAAGGGTTTGGTCAGCAGGAGGTGTCAGCCCTCATCAAGGTGCTGCGGGCACGCAATGGAGCGGCACTATGA
- a CDS encoding SDR family NAD(P)-dependent oxidoreductase produces the protein MNGKQIALVTGAAGGIGRQLCIGLAEAGYRVIATDLAPHAFDHPEIHFHPLDLRDEQAITRLFAEVREQHGGIHLLINNGAISKFHTRFEELSAAQFDQVMTVNVRGAMLCARAFVQANRGLPYGRIINIASTRWQQNEPGWDAYGASKGALVALTQSLANSLADYPVTVNAISPGWIQAEDYHTLTEADHRQHPSGRVGRPDDITRACLFLADPRNDFINGANLVVDGGMSKKMIYHTSASFWEE, from the coding sequence ATGAACGGTAAACAAATCGCACTGGTCACTGGCGCCGCTGGCGGGATTGGCCGCCAGCTCTGCATCGGGCTGGCCGAGGCGGGTTATCGGGTGATCGCCACCGATCTGGCCCCTCACGCTTTCGACCATCCCGAAATCCACTTTCATCCGCTCGATCTGCGGGACGAGCAGGCTATCACGCGCCTCTTTGCCGAGGTGCGCGAGCAGCACGGCGGCATCCATCTGCTGATCAACAACGGCGCCATCAGCAAGTTCCACACCCGCTTCGAGGAGCTGAGCGCAGCCCAGTTCGATCAGGTGATGACGGTCAATGTGCGCGGCGCCATGCTCTGCGCCCGCGCCTTTGTGCAGGCCAACCGCGGGTTGCCCTATGGCCGCATCATCAATATCGCCTCCACCCGCTGGCAGCAGAACGAACCGGGTTGGGATGCCTACGGCGCCTCCAAGGGGGCGCTGGTCGCCCTCACCCAGTCCCTCGCCAACTCGCTGGCCGACTACCCCGTCACGGTCAATGCCATCAGTCCGGGCTGGATCCAGGCGGAGGATTACCACACCCTGACCGAGGCGGATCATCGCCAGCACCCGAGTGGCCGGGTCGGTCGCCCCGACGACATCACCCGCGCCTGCCTCTTTCTGGCGGATCCCCGTAACGACTTTATCAACGGTGCCAATCTGGTGGTCGATGGCGGGATGAGCAAGAAGATGATCTACCACACCTCTGCCTCCTTCTGGGAGGAGTAA
- a CDS encoding DnaJ domain-containing protein, giving the protein MNNYFRVLGVKSNASENDIKKAYRRLSNQYHPDKLHGASEEEKEQAAIKLHQVKQAYEVLSDPKQRAAFIKDFNNVIVTDPASAMQEMWDQFYP; this is encoded by the coding sequence ATGAACAACTACTTTCGGGTGCTGGGCGTCAAGTCCAACGCCAGCGAAAACGACATCAAGAAAGCCTATCGTCGGCTGTCGAACCAGTACCACCCCGACAAGCTGCACGGGGCCAGTGAAGAAGAGAAAGAGCAGGCAGCCATCAAGCTGCACCAGGTAAAGCAGGCCTATGAAGTGCTGTCCGATCCGAAACAGCGGGCCGCCTTTATCAAGGATTTCAACAACGTCATCGTGACCGACCCCGCCTCCGCCATGCAGGAGATGTGGGATCAGTTCTACCCCTGA
- the atcA gene encoding cold adaptation protein AtcA, whose translation MQKRWDQARLKSLQSDASENIESYRDQDDPKGLEQFTDQMKSLLLADMSMLEFMPEYLPLALYGRVQFPAKAKSQWNKWLASGEQPSWDEFKVSVGFNNAALPLVKAVRAQSEDQLMEACAVLFLLDNPLPRGSHRGDDDYELRDEEDEDGEDADADYHGGSDRYGDDDGDQDMYDEVRF comes from the coding sequence ATGCAAAAGAGATGGGACCAGGCGCGGCTCAAGTCGCTGCAAAGCGATGCCAGCGAAAACATCGAATCCTACCGGGATCAGGACGACCCCAAGGGGCTGGAACAGTTCACCGATCAGATGAAGAGCCTGCTGCTGGCCGATATGAGCATGCTGGAGTTTATGCCCGAGTATCTGCCGCTGGCCCTCTATGGCCGGGTGCAGTTCCCGGCCAAGGCCAAGTCGCAGTGGAACAAGTGGCTCGCCAGCGGCGAGCAGCCAAGCTGGGACGAGTTCAAGGTGAGCGTCGGCTTCAACAACGCCGCCCTGCCGCTGGTCAAGGCGGTGCGGGCCCAGAGCGAAGATCAGCTGATGGAAGCCTGCGCCGTGCTGTTCCTGCTCGACAACCCGCTACCGCGCGGTAGCCACCGCGGTGATGACGACTATGAGCTGCGCGACGAAGAAGATGAAGACGGGGAAGATGCCGACGCCGACTACCATGGCGGCAGTGACCGCTATGGTGATGACGACGGCGATCAGGATATGTACGACGAAGTCCGTTTCTAA
- the atcB gene encoding cold adaptation protein AtcB — protein MSNSLIEITAIEIKELAVIEPKQASEKFELIAKTMSDDQLAEVIENIDIVTLTQINGQHDISFPSIISELMTPERIRDIVCQQPLYWEEAIKNNADELQQHTFDFLNYLIRTQDSEAKQREILECVAEDPAGLFYLAIPFIEFYRGDRYEEDEGYRDVLHAEEEDLEESLRYSERQQSEDVHDYALDDPRSLLMLIRELAPEVEKAIKALLRNEHSTWDGIINKFAAELVMQAKEKNKVEEDEYGDVDDMFSFLD, from the coding sequence ATGAGCAACAGTCTGATAGAAATTACCGCCATCGAGATCAAAGAGCTGGCCGTTATCGAGCCGAAGCAGGCCAGCGAGAAGTTCGAGCTGATCGCCAAGACCATGTCTGACGACCAGCTGGCAGAAGTGATTGAAAACATTGATATCGTTACTCTGACCCAGATTAACGGCCAGCACGATATCTCCTTCCCCTCCATCATCTCCGAGCTGATGACCCCGGAGCGGATCCGCGACATCGTCTGCCAGCAGCCGCTCTACTGGGAAGAGGCGATCAAGAATAACGCCGACGAGCTGCAACAGCACACCTTCGACTTCCTCAACTACCTGATCCGCACCCAGGATAGCGAGGCCAAGCAGCGCGAGATCCTCGAGTGCGTGGCCGAAGATCCGGCCGGTCTCTTCTACCTCGCCATCCCCTTTATCGAGTTCTATCGCGGCGATCGCTATGAAGAGGACGAAGGCTATCGCGACGTGCTGCACGCCGAAGAGGAAGATCTCGAAGAATCCCTGCGCTACAGCGAGCGCCAGCAGAGCGAGGATGTCCACGACTACGCGCTGGATGACCCGAGAAGCCTGTTGATGCTCATTCGCGAGCTGGCCCCCGAGGTGGAGAAAGCCATCAAGGCGCTGCTGCGCAACGAGCACTCCACCTGGGACGGCATCATCAACAAGTTTGCCGCCGAGCTGGTGATGCAGGCCAAAGAGAAGAACAAGGTCGAGGAAGACGAGTACGGCGACGTCGACGACATGTTCAGCTTTCTGGATTAA
- the atcC gene encoding cold adaptation protein AtcC, whose protein sequence is MQLVIRDANQGPFLTQVLRFGRDNELLSQQQLAAIKGKAVLMSLKFADKYYNKYKMHLLEQAAHDVIGVVSLGLQELSARDPAKALALLQAPEGPIKPFQKGWSMLITVSPKQAGNSLYGDVDARLLDKISSPPDVEEWQGWQEYEKALTEHNKSRLMELIDQHFFACESDHPTMEDKLAEALLYRILCGKGSGAAPLKVKQDLKRKLAREIELDEGWYDTDYLAAQLALMLSALPADMAAALRQELSPGFVPNLLHTLGFVRQYQLLQKENASPEKLDNIEMRAGLKHPLLGWPLYHNF, encoded by the coding sequence ATGCAGTTAGTCATTCGCGATGCCAACCAGGGCCCCTTTCTGACCCAGGTGCTGCGCTTTGGCCGCGACAATGAACTCTTGAGTCAGCAGCAGCTGGCCGCCATCAAGGGCAAGGCGGTGCTGATGAGCCTCAAATTCGCCGACAAGTACTACAACAAGTACAAGATGCACCTGCTGGAGCAGGCGGCCCACGACGTCATCGGCGTGGTGAGCCTCGGCCTGCAGGAGCTCTCGGCGCGGGATCCGGCCAAGGCGCTGGCGCTGCTGCAGGCGCCGGAAGGCCCCATAAAACCGTTCCAGAAGGGCTGGTCGATGCTCATTACCGTCAGCCCCAAGCAGGCTGGCAACAGCCTCTACGGTGACGTCGATGCCCGCCTGCTGGACAAGATCTCGAGCCCGCCCGATGTGGAGGAGTGGCAAGGGTGGCAGGAGTACGAGAAGGCGCTGACCGAGCACAACAAGAGCCGTCTGATGGAACTCATCGACCAGCACTTCTTCGCCTGCGAGAGCGACCACCCCACCATGGAGGACAAGCTGGCCGAAGCGCTGCTCTACCGCATCCTCTGCGGCAAGGGCAGTGGCGCCGCCCCGCTCAAGGTGAAGCAGGATCTCAAGCGCAAACTGGCGCGGGAGATTGAGCTCGACGAGGGCTGGTATGACACCGACTACCTCGCCGCCCAGCTCGCCCTGATGCTAAGCGCGCTGCCCGCCGACATGGCCGCCGCCCTGCGCCAGGAGCTGAGCCCGGGTTTTGTGCCGAACCTGCTGCACACCCTCGGCTTTGTGCGCCAGTACCAGCTGCTGCAAAAAGAGAACGCCTCGCCAGAGAAGCTCGACAACATCG